A single Gemmatimonadota bacterium DNA region contains:
- a CDS encoding ROK family protein, with amino-acid sequence MNREQYIIGVDLGGTNLSVGAMPLDGSREIGLRTLPTRADLGADAVSDRIAAMIESVVIALNTEAGAGRDDILGVGIGSPGPLDRERGVVIFTPNLGWRDYPLRDEIASRVNMRATLDNDANCATFGEFWRGAARGGRDVIGMTLGTGIGGGLVLDGRLYHGVSDAAGEIGHTSIESNGRRCKCGNYGCLEAYCSGPAIAERAREALESDPSPTIDTLVDGDLSRLTAHIVYEAARRGDTVAREVVRDTARFLGTGLSNLINIFNPDTVVLAGGVTQAGEALMLPLQAEVKRRAFKTAVDSCRIVLGSLPMSAGVVGAVATFKERVLGSL; translated from the coding sequence ATGAATCGTGAGCAATACATCATTGGCGTCGATCTTGGCGGAACCAATCTCTCCGTTGGTGCGATGCCGCTCGATGGAAGCCGCGAGATCGGGTTGCGTACGCTTCCGACGCGCGCGGACCTGGGCGCCGATGCAGTATCGGACCGGATCGCAGCGATGATCGAGAGCGTCGTCATCGCTCTCAACACGGAGGCCGGCGCCGGCCGCGACGACATACTCGGCGTCGGAATCGGATCGCCGGGTCCGCTCGATCGCGAGCGCGGCGTGGTGATATTCACACCCAATCTCGGATGGCGCGACTATCCGCTGCGCGATGAAATCGCGAGCCGCGTCAACATGCGCGCCACACTCGACAACGACGCCAACTGCGCGACGTTCGGTGAATTCTGGCGTGGCGCGGCGCGCGGCGGACGCGACGTGATAGGCATGACGCTCGGCACGGGAATCGGCGGCGGACTGGTGCTGGACGGGAGATTGTACCACGGTGTGTCCGACGCAGCCGGTGAGATCGGTCACACTTCCATCGAATCGAACGGACGGCGGTGCAAGTGCGGGAATTACGGCTGCCTGGAAGCGTACTGCTCGGGTCCCGCAATTGCGGAGCGCGCGCGCGAGGCGCTGGAGAGCGATCCGAGCCCGACGATCGACACGCTGGTGGATGGAGATCTATCGCGACTGACGGCGCACATCGTGTACGAAGCGGCGCGGCGCGGCGACACGGTTGCACGAGAAGTTGTCCGCGACACTGCGCGCTTTCTGGGCACCGGATTGTCTAACCTCATCAACATCTTCAATCCGGATACGGTCGTGCTCGCCGGCGGCGTAACGCAGGCGGGCGAGGCGTTGATGCTGCCGTTGCAGGCCGAGGTGAAGCGTCGCGCATTCAAGACGGCGGTGGATTCCTGCAGGATCGTGCTAGGCTCGCTTCCGATGTCCGCCGGCGTTGTCGGCGCGGTAGCGACGTTCAAGGAACGAGTGCTGGGATCGCTCTGA
- a CDS encoding glycosyltransferase family 9 protein: MRSLVVQTSFIGDVVLTTPLIARLAQDGEVDVVTTPPGATLLASHPAVARLFVYDKRRVDSGITGFLRLARQARGSRRAFLCQGSTRSGALAFAAGCRERIGFTTSDGRWTYTERVEYRDDWHHARRLLSLGDLPLAAASSEPTDAAIRPRLYPTDDDIRAVDQLLEHRNRPMIALAPGSAWHTKQWPGYGELAALLAGRYDIAIAGGPGDLAAAGEIGTRVDREHVIDATGKLSLLGSAELIRRSLVLVSNDSSPQHLASAMGTPTVTIFGPTVPEFGFGPLAPGSRTVGNKTLDCRPCDRHGPRVCPLGHWRCMNEITHDEVAAVVQSVISEETVR; this comes from the coding sequence TTGCGGTCGCTCGTTGTGCAGACGAGCTTCATCGGCGACGTCGTGCTGACGACGCCGCTCATCGCGCGGCTGGCGCAGGACGGCGAAGTGGACGTCGTCACGACGCCGCCTGGCGCTACACTGCTTGCATCACATCCCGCGGTCGCGCGACTGTTCGTCTACGACAAGCGCAGAGTGGACAGCGGGATCACGGGCTTCCTGAGATTGGCGCGTCAGGCGCGCGGTTCGCGTCGCGCATTTCTCTGTCAGGGGTCCACACGCAGCGGCGCACTTGCGTTCGCCGCAGGATGCAGGGAGCGGATCGGCTTCACGACGTCGGATGGGCGCTGGACGTATACTGAGCGCGTGGAGTATCGCGACGACTGGCATCACGCGCGTCGTCTGCTCTCGCTCGGCGATCTCCCGCTCGCCGCAGCATCGAGTGAACCAACCGACGCTGCGATCAGACCGCGGCTCTATCCCACGGACGACGACATTCGCGCTGTCGACCAGCTGCTGGAACATCGCAACCGACCGATGATCGCGCTGGCACCTGGGAGCGCGTGGCACACCAAGCAGTGGCCAGGATACGGTGAGCTCGCGGCGTTGCTCGCCGGTCGATACGACATCGCGATAGCAGGTGGTCCCGGCGATCTCGCTGCGGCTGGTGAGATCGGGACGCGTGTGGATCGCGAGCACGTCATCGACGCGACTGGTAAATTGTCGCTGTTGGGATCGGCCGAGCTGATCAGGCGCAGCCTGGTGCTGGTGAGCAACGATTCGTCGCCGCAACATCTCGCGTCTGCGATGGGCACTCCGACCGTAACCATCTTCGGACCGACGGTTCCCGAATTCGGTTTCGGGCCGCTGGCACCGGGCTCGCGCACTGTCGGCAACAAGACGCTCGACTGCCGCCCGTGCGATCGCCACGGACCGCGCGTATGCCCCCTGGGCCACTGGCGCTGCATGAACGAAATTACCCATGACGAGGTGGCCGCCGTCGTGCAATCCGTCATTTCCGAGGAGACCGTTAGATGA
- the lepA gene encoding translation elongation factor 4, protein MKLQHIRNFCIVAHIDHGKSTLADRLIEATGTLQRREMKAQVLDTLDLERERGITIKLNAVRMGYTGADGKKYELNLIDTPGHVDFTYEVSRSLAACEGAILVVDASQGIQAQTLSNLFLAMDAGLEIIPVLNKIDLPGAEPERRRQELVDLLGVTPDRVLSVSAKEGIGVPALLEEILLRVPPPEGDADAPLRALIFDSMYDRYRGAIPSVRVVDGELKAGMKIKFSAVGEMYDVEEVGYHQLRQVKTDVLRPGEVGYVVANVRHVKETRVGDTVLDATRDEVEPLPGYQDVHSMVFAGIYPTDTTQYENLRDALDKLQLNDASLNYQPETSTALGFGFRCGFLGLLHMEIVQERLEREFNLDLVTTVPSVEYRVFKTDGTMELIENPSLMPVAGVVQHVEEPYVKARIVSPSDYIGPIMTLSTERRGVYKNMSYIDAARVEFDFEFPLGEIILDFFDRLKTISRGYASLDYEMLEYRQSDLVKLDMLINGEPVDAFSVIIHRDKAYEWGRKIADKLKDLIPRQLFEVAIQAALGGKIIARTSVKALRKDVLAKCYGGDISRKRKLLEKQKEGKKRMKQVGSVEIPQEAFLAVLQVD, encoded by the coding sequence ATGAAGCTCCAGCACATCCGCAATTTCTGTATCGTCGCCCATATCGATCATGGAAAATCCACGCTCGCAGACCGTCTGATCGAGGCGACGGGAACGCTTCAGCGGCGGGAGATGAAGGCGCAGGTGCTCGACACGCTCGATCTGGAGCGCGAGCGCGGGATCACGATCAAGCTCAATGCCGTGCGGATGGGCTACACCGGTGCGGACGGCAAAAAGTACGAGCTCAATCTCATCGACACGCCGGGCCACGTCGACTTCACCTACGAAGTTTCGCGCTCGCTCGCGGCGTGCGAGGGGGCGATTCTGGTAGTCGATGCGTCACAGGGCATCCAGGCGCAGACGCTCTCCAATCTGTTTCTCGCGATGGACGCCGGGCTCGAGATAATCCCGGTGCTCAACAAGATCGATCTGCCCGGCGCCGAGCCTGAGCGCCGCCGTCAGGAGCTCGTCGACCTGCTGGGGGTCACGCCGGATCGCGTGTTGAGCGTGAGCGCGAAGGAAGGAATCGGCGTACCTGCACTTCTCGAGGAAATTCTGCTTCGCGTGCCACCGCCGGAAGGCGACGCAGATGCCCCCCTTCGTGCGCTCATCTTCGATTCGATGTACGACCGCTACCGCGGCGCGATTCCGAGCGTCCGCGTGGTCGATGGCGAGCTCAAGGCCGGAATGAAGATCAAGTTCAGCGCCGTCGGTGAGATGTACGACGTCGAGGAAGTTGGATATCACCAGCTGCGGCAGGTGAAGACGGACGTATTGCGTCCGGGCGAGGTCGGTTACGTAGTTGCGAACGTGCGCCACGTGAAGGAGACGCGCGTCGGCGACACCGTTCTCGATGCGACGCGTGACGAAGTCGAGCCGCTGCCGGGATATCAGGACGTGCACTCGATGGTGTTCGCCGGTATCTATCCAACCGACACCACGCAATACGAGAACCTGCGCGACGCACTGGACAAGCTGCAGCTCAACGACGCGTCGCTCAACTATCAGCCGGAAACTTCCACCGCGCTCGGCTTCGGCTTCCGCTGCGGATTTCTCGGACTGCTGCACATGGAGATCGTGCAGGAGCGGCTCGAGCGCGAGTTCAATCTCGATCTCGTCACCACCGTTCCGAGCGTCGAGTATCGCGTGTTCAAGACCGACGGCACGATGGAGCTGATCGAGAATCCCTCGCTCATGCCGGTCGCGGGTGTCGTGCAGCACGTGGAAGAACCGTACGTCAAGGCGCGCATAGTCTCGCCAAGCGATTACATCGGACCGATCATGACGCTCTCCACCGAGCGTCGCGGTGTCTACAAGAACATGTCGTACATCGACGCCGCGCGCGTAGAGTTCGACTTCGAGTTCCCGCTCGGCGAGATAATTCTGGATTTCTTCGACCGGCTCAAGACGATCAGCCGCGGATACGCGTCGCTCGACTATGAGATGCTCGAGTACAGACAGAGCGATCTCGTCAAGCTCGACATGCTGATCAACGGCGAGCCGGTGGATGCGTTCTCGGTGATCATCCATCGCGACAAGGCCTACGAATGGGGCCGCAAGATCGCCGACAAGCTCAAGGATCTCATACCACGCCAACTCTTCGAGGTGGCGATCCAGGCTGCACTCGGCGGCAAGATCATCGCGCGCACGAGTGTCAAGGCGTTGCGCAAGGACGTGCTCGCCAAGTGCTACGGCGGCGACATCTCGCGCAAGCGCAAACTCCTCGAGAAGCAGAAGGAAGGCAAGAAGCGCATGAAGCAGGTCGGGTCGGTCGAGATCCCGCAGGAGGCGTTCCTCGCAGTTCTGCAGGTAGACTGA